The following coding sequences lie in one Phalacrocorax aristotelis chromosome 2, bGulAri2.1, whole genome shotgun sequence genomic window:
- the LOC142052886 gene encoding uncharacterized protein LOC142052886, giving the protein MLLLPLLALAAAWSHGQVLLKQSQVSTTKRQTKTAWIECKAEGISDFRSAYIHWYRHIPPKAPERILYIGSAQPAYDDSSYRNKFGSSKKDTDVCTLTVRDVDSSDEGLTHTGNMLLLPVLLASSLWSRGDTQAVPVQSPALRRQVKGSSVSMECRMSADNTVHWYKQLPGQPPERILYMSGQSPVFDDSGDKRRFQARKHSTKPLYSLRIGYLTPSDSGNYYCAYWFFQGITALDGQRLAIQKGRFAL; this is encoded by the exons atgctgctgctcccgctcctggccctggctgcagcctggtCTC ATGGACAAGTGCTTCTGAAGCAGAGCCAAGTATCTACTACCAAACGGCAAACGAAAACTGCATGGATTGAGTGTAAAGCCGAGGGCATATCTGACTTCCGGTCTGCGTATATACATTGGTACCGACATATACCACCCAAAGCTCCCGAACGGATTCTGTATATCGGATCAGCTCAACCTGCTTATGATGACAGTTCCTATAGAAACAAGTTTGGGTCTTCGAAGAAAGACACAGATGTCTGCACTTTAACTGTCAGGGACGTCGACTCCAGCGATGAAG GTTTAACCCACACGGGCAACATGTTGCTGCTCCCAGTCCTTCTTGCAAGTTCTCTGTGGTCCC GTGGAGACACGCAGGCAGTGCCAGTGCAAAGCCCAGCGCTCCGGAGGCAGGTGAAGGGCAGCTCTGTCAGCATGGAGTGCCGGATGAGCGCCGATAACACTGTGCACTGGTACAAGCAGCTTCCTGGGCAGCCACCAGAGAGGATACTGTACATGTCGGGACAGTCACCTGTTTTTGATGACAGTGGTGATAAAAGGAGATTTCAAGCTCGGAAGCATTCTACGAAGCCCCTCTATAGTCTTAGGATAGGTTATTTAACGCCGAGTGATTCTGGCAATTACTACTGTGCCTACTGGTTTTTTCAAGGCATCACAGCATTAGACGGGCAAAGATTAGCCATACAAAAAGGTCGCTTTGCACTCTGA